A portion of the Pseudophryne corroboree isolate aPseCor3 unplaced genomic scaffold, aPseCor3.hap2 scaffold_2354, whole genome shotgun sequence genome contains these proteins:
- the LOC135010501 gene encoding histone H4 → MSGRGKGGKGLGKGGAKRHRKVLRDNIQGITKPAIRRLARRGGVKRISGLIYEETRGVLKVFLENVIRDAVTYTEHAKRKTVTAMDVVYALKRQGRTLYGFGG, encoded by the coding sequence ATGTCTGGAAGAGGTAAAGGAGGTAAGGGGCTCGGAAAAGGAGGCGCTAAGCGCCATAGGAAGGTGCTGCGGGACAACATCCAGGGCATCACCAAGCCTGCCATCCGCCGCCTTGCCCGGAGAGGAGGCGTGAAGCGTATCTCCGGCCTCATCTACGAGGAGACCCGCGGGGTGCTGAAGGTGTTTCTGGAGAACGTGATCCGGGACGCCGTCACCTACACCGAGCACGCCAAGAGGAAGACGGTCACCGCtatggatgtggtctatgctctcaagcgccagggCCGCACTCTGTATGGCTTCGGAGGCTAA